The following coding sequences are from one Candidatus Nitrohelix vancouverensis window:
- a CDS encoding cobyrinate a,c-diamide synthase — protein sequence MKANRKTLPGFMISAPASGSGKSSVTCGLMRLLTQQGYTVAPYKTGPDYIDASHHSRACRRPSYNLDSWMCSKQYIASLFRETSRGADIAVAEGVMGLFDGAASRTGKGSTAEIAKLLRLPVILVIDARAMAQSAAAIAKGFAELDPDLPFLGVIANRVNSAGHEKLIKDALTQKTDIPFLGRLPYDAQLKIADRHLGLHTSMEQQEEWYDQWAAHIEKHIDVKTLVRRARRDVSDLPQLNASKARWASVKPRPFTVAVARDIAFQFVYQDTLDLFRHYGGTVRFFSPINDKQLPAGTDWVYLPGGYPELHAKSLAKNKRLMAQLRKRIDDGIPVVAECGGLMYLGKDLIDESGKKFNMTGVFDYGVTLHPKKLTLGYRNLKNVDTDSQQVAMKGHEFHYSQFSVNKESASMMHHPSRTEETIQDGWRRDNCRAFYTHLYWGASPKWLKLILDQVDLKRSQTSK from the coding sequence ATGAAAGCAAACCGAAAAACTCTACCTGGATTCATGATATCCGCCCCCGCCTCCGGCTCGGGCAAATCATCCGTCACCTGCGGCCTCATGCGCCTGCTGACGCAACAAGGTTATACCGTCGCCCCCTACAAGACCGGCCCGGATTATATCGACGCCAGCCACCACAGTCGAGCCTGCCGCCGACCGAGTTACAATCTCGATTCATGGATGTGCTCTAAGCAATACATCGCTTCATTGTTCAGGGAGACGTCGCGAGGCGCGGACATCGCCGTCGCCGAAGGCGTCATGGGCTTGTTTGACGGGGCGGCGTCGCGAACGGGCAAGGGAAGCACGGCGGAAATCGCAAAACTCCTGCGCCTGCCCGTCATTTTAGTGATCGACGCTCGGGCCATGGCGCAATCCGCCGCGGCGATCGCCAAAGGATTCGCCGAACTCGACCCCGACCTCCCTTTTCTCGGAGTGATCGCCAACCGGGTGAACAGCGCCGGTCATGAAAAACTGATCAAGGACGCTCTGACGCAAAAAACCGACATTCCCTTTCTCGGACGACTCCCCTACGATGCGCAATTGAAAATCGCAGACCGCCATCTTGGTCTTCACACAAGCATGGAACAACAGGAAGAATGGTACGACCAGTGGGCGGCGCATATCGAAAAACATATCGACGTCAAAACGCTTGTGCGTCGCGCCCGCCGCGATGTCTCGGACCTTCCGCAACTAAACGCAAGCAAAGCGCGCTGGGCTTCGGTCAAGCCGCGCCCCTTCACAGTGGCGGTCGCCCGCGATATCGCCTTTCAATTCGTCTATCAGGACACGCTCGACCTGTTCCGGCATTACGGCGGAACGGTTCGCTTCTTCTCGCCGATCAACGACAAACAACTTCCCGCCGGAACCGACTGGGTCTACCTGCCCGGCGGCTACCCGGAGTTGCACGCAAAATCGCTGGCAAAAAACAAACGCTTGATGGCCCAGTTGCGCAAGCGCATCGACGACGGAATCCCCGTGGTCGCGGAATGCGGCGGCCTCATGTATCTGGGAAAGGATTTGATCGACGAGTCCGGCAAGAAATTCAACATGACAGGCGTCTTTGACTATGGCGTCACCCTGCATCCCAAGAAATTGACGCTGGGCTATCGTAATCTCAAAAACGTTGATACAGACTCACAACAGGTCGCAATGAAGGGGCATGAGTTTCATTACTCCCAGTTCAGCGTCAACAAGGAATCCGCGTCGATGATGCACCATCCCTCCCGAACGGAAGAGACGATTCAGGATGGATGGCGACGCGACAATTGTCGGGCCTTTTACACGCATCTCTATTGGGGCGCTTCGCCGAAATGGTTGAAATTGATCCTCGATCAGGTCGATTTAAAACGCTCCCAAACTTCCAAATAG
- a CDS encoding sterol desaturase family protein: protein MSFSDLVEAYFSYPAIRAYLFFALTGAVFTVVMTKDWLPVVIAVAVTPMAYALSWYLLHRFVLHGSFLYKSPRTASLWKRIHFDHHRDPNDLEVLFGALPTTLPTILMITLPVGGLIGGLNGAVAALTMGMLVTCFYEFCHCIQHLAYVPKSPTLKKMKKLHMAHHFHNENGNYGITNFWWDHLLGTFYAGAGDIPRSPTVFNLGYVGAEYERFPWVAELTGQSALQEGEKNPPEPANPKG from the coding sequence ATGAGCTTCTCCGATCTGGTGGAGGCTTACTTCAGTTATCCTGCGATACGCGCGTATCTGTTCTTTGCGCTGACAGGCGCCGTCTTTACGGTTGTGATGACGAAAGACTGGCTTCCTGTAGTCATCGCAGTCGCGGTGACTCCGATGGCCTACGCCTTGTCTTGGTACCTGCTTCATCGTTTTGTTCTGCATGGCAGTTTCCTTTACAAATCGCCGCGCACCGCTTCTTTATGGAAACGTATTCATTTTGATCACCATCGCGACCCGAACGATCTTGAAGTTTTGTTTGGCGCGCTACCCACCACGCTTCCCACAATATTGATGATCACTCTGCCGGTGGGCGGCTTGATCGGCGGACTCAACGGAGCCGTCGCGGCGCTCACGATGGGAATGCTGGTGACCTGTTTTTATGAGTTCTGCCACTGTATTCAGCATTTGGCTTATGTTCCGAAGTCGCCGACGCTTAAGAAAATGAAAAAATTGCACATGGCCCACCATTTCCATAATGAAAACGGCAATTACGGGATCACCAATTTTTGGTGGGATCATTTGCTCGGCACCTTTTACGCCGGAGCGGGAGACATTCCCAGAAGTCCTACGGTTTTCAATCTGGGTTACGTTGGCGCGGAATACGAGCGCTTTCCCTGGGTGGCTGAGTTGACGGGGCAGAGCGCCTTGCAGGAGGGCGAAAAAAATCCTCCTGAACCGGCCAACCCGAAGGGCTGA
- a CDS encoding HDOD domain-containing protein, translating to MNKEAILNLLKEKGDPPPLPDILGRIDEEVNNPDSDISTISRLIDTEPVLAGKLVKLANSVFFGAGREKAQDLQSAVLRLGVKMVVELVFTVTLPGLLKPSQSFNQIQFWRHSLAVGCLARSIAKRGSSEVKVNILDDVYMAGLVHDMGILIFDFLIPDHYGAFLKERKADEALIDQEIATFGVSHAELGALYIKKAWPMSPEVILSVAEHHSEDKAAQSPYELTSVIYVANWIAKNHEMSNGIDVVNPSSVADEILDAWELSDEAIENLAEETRESVQAAEMLVAN from the coding sequence GTGAATAAAGAAGCGATTCTGAATCTTTTAAAGGAAAAGGGCGATCCGCCTCCTTTGCCCGATATCCTTGGGCGCATTGATGAGGAAGTGAACAACCCCGATTCGGACATCAGCACCATTTCCAGATTGATCGACACCGAGCCGGTATTGGCGGGAAAACTGGTGAAACTGGCGAACAGCGTTTTTTTCGGGGCGGGTCGCGAAAAGGCCCAGGACCTTCAATCGGCGGTTCTCCGTCTCGGCGTCAAAATGGTGGTGGAACTGGTGTTCACCGTCACCTTGCCCGGTTTGCTAAAGCCGTCGCAATCCTTCAACCAGATTCAGTTCTGGAGGCATTCTCTGGCGGTCGGGTGCCTGGCGCGGAGCATTGCGAAGCGAGGCTCATCTGAAGTTAAGGTCAATATTCTGGACGACGTTTATATGGCGGGGCTTGTGCATGATATGGGAATACTCATTTTTGATTTTTTGATTCCCGATCATTATGGAGCATTCCTCAAAGAGCGGAAGGCCGACGAGGCGTTGATTGATCAGGAAATTGCGACTTTCGGCGTTTCGCATGCCGAGTTGGGAGCTCTTTATATCAAGAAAGCCTGGCCGATGTCGCCGGAAGTGATTTTATCCGTTGCAGAGCATCATTCCGAAGACAAGGCGGCGCAGTCTCCTTACGAATTGACGTCGGTTATTTACGTCGCCAACTGGATCGCCAAGAACCATGAAATGTCGAATGGAATTGATGTTGTGAATCCATCAAGCGTCGCCGATGAAATTCTGGACGCCTGGGAATTGTCGGATGAGGCGATTGAAAATCTGGCAGAGGAAACCCGCGAAAGCGTTCAGGCGGCGGAGATGCTGGTCGCAAATTAA
- a CDS encoding YkgJ family cysteine cluster protein, with product MSIFSDQLGVFIQGMTRPDLLQQYLKSKFNETQIQTAYHARIAEAKELAKEEGITALQAFWKLLERTYEKTLPPRTCEKGCGYCCYQGVALTQLEWDGILKLAKEKNIDFNAIIERSQRTIDRVEKTIQSDKALDQIDWHNLVVNQPCPFLEEDHSCAVYEARPLDCRLVVAFRDVCGSKKLEHAQRGSVIDEAVGATVIARLQYDQTPKFKRRKFTGDQPLRLIQHWLILWRDKQGKKKRR from the coding sequence ATGTCCATTTTCTCCGACCAGCTCGGCGTTTTCATTCAGGGCATGACGCGCCCGGATCTGCTCCAGCAATACCTCAAATCGAAATTCAACGAGACCCAGATCCAGACCGCTTACCACGCCCGGATCGCCGAAGCCAAGGAACTCGCCAAGGAAGAAGGAATCACCGCGCTTCAGGCTTTCTGGAAACTGCTGGAACGCACCTACGAAAAAACCCTGCCGCCGCGCACCTGCGAAAAAGGTTGCGGCTACTGCTGTTATCAGGGCGTCGCCCTCACCCAACTGGAGTGGGACGGCATTCTCAAGCTGGCCAAGGAAAAAAATATCGACTTCAATGCGATCATCGAACGCTCGCAACGCACCATCGACCGCGTTGAGAAAACGATCCAGTCAGACAAGGCGCTCGACCAGATCGACTGGCACAACCTCGTTGTCAATCAGCCCTGCCCCTTTCTGGAAGAGGATCACTCCTGCGCCGTTTACGAGGCGCGACCTTTAGACTGTCGGCTGGTCGTGGCCTTTCGTGATGTCTGCGGCTCCAAAAAACTGGAGCACGCGCAACGCGGTTCCGTGATCGACGAAGCCGTGGGCGCAACCGTCATCGCCCGACTGCAATACGATCAGACGCCGAAGTTCAAACGCCGTAAATTCACCGGCGATCAACCGCTCCGTTTGATTCAGCACTGGTTGATCCTGTGGCGCGACAAGCAAGGCAAAAAGAAACGTCGCTGA
- a CDS encoding DUF547 domain-containing protein, with the protein MRSDVSKIFVLSLTLAFWCVLVSTSWAFDFSDWDQILKQRVKPGSIRGISLYTVDYGGLKGDEKFEQLLSRLKTANLSSIKQGDPALAFWINVYNILAVKMIVDHHPLDSIRDIGSIFKSVWNRPAGIVGGKEYTLNDVEHEILRKMGEPRIHVAIVCASVSCPDLAMEAYTAESLNQQLERQTALFLGNEKKGLKIDRKQRKIYVSSIFKWFEEDFDAKGGVRAFIGAYLPPKERSFINQKDVSIDYLDYDWGVNEH; encoded by the coding sequence ATGCGATCTGACGTATCAAAAATATTTGTGCTATCGTTGACCCTGGCGTTCTGGTGCGTTTTGGTTTCAACGTCATGGGCCTTTGATTTTTCCGATTGGGACCAGATTCTGAAGCAGAGGGTGAAGCCGGGAAGCATTCGCGGCATCTCTCTTTACACGGTTGACTACGGCGGTTTGAAGGGCGACGAAAAGTTCGAGCAACTTTTAAGTCGTCTGAAAACGGCGAATCTGTCGTCCATTAAACAGGGCGATCCGGCGCTTGCGTTCTGGATCAACGTCTACAATATCCTCGCGGTGAAAATGATCGTGGATCATCACCCGCTGGACAGTATTCGAGACATCGGGAGTATTTTTAAATCCGTATGGAATCGTCCCGCCGGGATCGTGGGCGGAAAAGAATACACGCTCAATGACGTCGAGCATGAGATTCTCCGCAAAATGGGAGAGCCGCGCATTCATGTCGCTATCGTTTGCGCTTCGGTCAGTTGCCCGGATCTTGCTATGGAAGCCTACACTGCCGAGAGTTTGAACCAGCAGTTGGAACGGCAGACGGCGCTGTTTCTTGGCAATGAGAAAAAAGGTCTGAAGATCGACCGCAAGCAACGTAAAATATATGTGTCTTCCATCTTCAAATGGTTTGAGGAAGACTTTGACGCGAAGGGCGGGGTTCGCGCTTTTATAGGCGCTTATCTGCCGCCGAAAGAGCGGTCTTTTATTAATCAGAAAGACGTTTCAATCGATTATCTGGACTATGATTGGGGCGTGAACGAACATTAA
- the cobD gene encoding cobalamin biosynthesis protein CobD, producing MELSQQIFIAFYLDLALGDPRGYPHPVVLIGRFASRLESIFRKRFSNLLFAGALTAVLVVCGAYLSVAALLHALRSIAPLLEDIGSILLIYAALSTRCLFDESRPVEVALKRGRLDEARRCLSYIVGRDTQNMEEPQIIRATVETVAENTSDGVVAPLFYAFIGGAPLAIAYKAVNTLDSQFGYKNERYLLFGRFSARLDDAANWLPARITGALMTLSAFVCGFNGKASATILMRDHANHASPNSGWPEAAVAGALSIQLGGPSSYQGTLLEKPFIGDSLQPAHPRHISHSQKIMLMTATLALAIFFALRHFIQLNF from the coding sequence ATGGAATTGTCCCAGCAAATCTTCATCGCCTTTTATCTCGACCTCGCTCTCGGAGATCCGCGCGGCTACCCGCATCCCGTCGTCTTGATCGGAAGATTCGCCAGTCGCCTCGAAAGCATTTTCAGAAAACGGTTTTCCAATTTGCTATTCGCGGGCGCCCTGACCGCTGTTCTGGTCGTGTGCGGCGCTTACCTCAGCGTCGCCGCCCTGCTCCATGCGCTCAGAAGCATCGCGCCCTTGCTGGAAGATATTGGAAGCATTCTCCTGATTTACGCCGCCTTATCCACGCGGTGCCTGTTCGATGAAAGCCGACCCGTTGAAGTCGCGCTGAAACGCGGTCGCCTGGATGAAGCCCGCCGCTGTCTTTCATATATCGTGGGACGGGATACGCAAAACATGGAGGAGCCACAGATCATTCGCGCGACGGTTGAAACCGTCGCCGAAAATACTTCGGACGGCGTCGTCGCGCCCTTGTTCTACGCCTTCATCGGCGGCGCTCCTTTGGCGATCGCCTACAAAGCGGTCAACACGCTCGACTCGCAATTCGGCTACAAGAACGAACGCTACCTGTTGTTCGGTCGCTTCTCTGCGCGTCTCGACGATGCCGCCAACTGGCTTCCGGCGCGCATCACAGGCGCGCTCATGACGCTCAGCGCTTTTGTCTGCGGATTCAACGGCAAGGCGTCGGCAACGATCCTCATGAGAGATCATGCCAATCATGCCAGTCCCAATTCAGGCTGGCCGGAAGCCGCCGTCGCCGGCGCGCTGTCGATTCAACTCGGCGGCCCCAGTTCTTATCAGGGAACGCTTCTGGAAAAACCGTTCATCGGCGACTCGCTCCAGCCTGCGCATCCGCGACATATTTCGCACAGCCAGAAAATCATGCTCATGACGGCGACGCTCGCGCTCGCTATTTTTTTTGCGCTGAGACATTTCATTCAACTCAATTTTTGA
- a CDS encoding HAD family hydrolase: MNNDSNTRPEDCLFISDLDGTLLDPSGSISQNSIQRLNRLIDCGMQFTIATARSHESAFAILEGLKLKVPAVLFNGVFLTDFSSGKDIIASAFIEQSIVSDMLQCVRPLELDPFIYTVSDQHRLYYRNPSNAGSQAYFESLKGDVRLKYTADFDIASEEKISGFLLIADQKTLEPVYVELKAKHPDDLSLYFAQDISNPDFYWLQTYNKEATKGRMVTKLAAHEQIPLERVVVFGDYLNDLDMFRIAGKAVAMGNALPEVKAAAHEVIGNNADLAVINYLESLPWAKSPLSKALSD; encoded by the coding sequence ATGAATAACGATAGCAACACTCGCCCGGAAGACTGCCTGTTCATCTCGGACCTGGACGGCACATTGCTCGACCCAAGCGGCTCCATCTCGCAAAACAGCATACAACGCTTGAACCGCCTGATCGATTGCGGCATGCAGTTCACCATCGCAACGGCGCGAAGCCATGAATCCGCATTCGCCATATTGGAAGGGCTGAAACTCAAAGTCCCCGCCGTATTATTCAACGGCGTCTTTTTAACGGATTTTTCATCCGGGAAAGACATCATCGCTTCCGCCTTCATTGAACAAAGCATCGTGTCCGATATGTTGCAATGCGTCCGCCCTCTCGAGCTCGACCCGTTCATCTACACGGTGTCGGACCAGCATCGCCTCTATTACAGAAATCCTTCGAACGCCGGATCGCAGGCCTATTTCGAAAGTTTAAAAGGCGATGTACGTTTAAAATACACCGCTGATTTTGACATCGCTTCGGAAGAAAAGATATCCGGCTTCCTCCTCATTGCCGATCAGAAAACATTGGAACCCGTTTATGTGGAGCTGAAGGCGAAACACCCGGACGACCTCAGCCTCTATTTCGCGCAGGACATCTCGAACCCCGACTTCTACTGGCTCCAGACTTATAATAAAGAAGCTACCAAGGGTCGCATGGTGACAAAACTGGCGGCGCACGAGCAAATTCCTCTTGAGCGCGTTGTCGTGTTCGGCGACTATCTCAACGATCTGGATATGTTTCGCATTGCAGGAAAAGCGGTTGCGATGGGCAACGCCCTGCCGGAGGTAAAGGCGGCGGCGCATGAAGTCATTGGCAATAACGCCGATCTTGCCGTCATCAATTATCTCGAATCGTTACCCTGGGCCAAGTCTCCGTTGTCAAAAGCGTTATCTGACTGA
- a CDS encoding DUF1844 domain-containing protein, whose protein sequence is MDSEKEGEGFVIKDKRSSQLSEEEATEKGAAEETARKEQASQGAASQGSNAGPMGNFEIDFSTFVLSLTSSAFYHLGDMADPETGQKEVNLPAVKQTIDMLLMLKIKTKGNLTQEEHQLLEQLIYELQMKYVSKNK, encoded by the coding sequence ATGGACAGTGAAAAAGAAGGTGAAGGCTTCGTAATCAAAGATAAACGCTCTTCGCAATTATCAGAGGAAGAGGCCACTGAAAAAGGCGCGGCTGAAGAAACCGCCAGAAAAGAACAGGCCAGCCAGGGCGCCGCATCGCAGGGATCGAACGCCGGACCGATGGGAAATTTTGAAATTGATTTTTCCACCTTTGTGCTTTCGCTCACCTCATCCGCCTTTTATCATCTCGGCGACATGGCCGACCCGGAGACAGGACAGAAGGAAGTCAACCTTCCCGCCGTCAAACAAACCATCGACATGCTTTTGATGCTGAAAATAAAAACAAAAGGCAATTTGACGCAGGAAGAACATCAGCTTCTGGAGCAGTTGATTTACGAACTGCAAATGAAGTACGTCTCCAAGAACAAGTAA
- a CDS encoding tetratricopeptide repeat protein, with the protein MIRTVTAYCFSPLLVVYFLLFLLVSVPHASDEIDIRQADALNHQVMELYRAGSYSKAVPLAVNALEMRKEILGPTHPNVAVSMNNLALLYVSLGRYQQAERLYLKALKIFQMHLSMEHEHVSATLKNLEALYKALDEGEKERDSKTVLMV; encoded by the coding sequence ATGATTCGAACAGTCACGGCTTATTGCTTCTCACCCCTTCTGGTCGTCTATTTTCTATTGTTTTTACTGGTCTCGGTTCCTCATGCCTCGGATGAAATCGACATTCGGCAGGCGGACGCGCTGAATCACCAGGTCATGGAATTGTATCGGGCGGGATCGTACTCGAAGGCAGTCCCTCTGGCGGTGAACGCATTAGAAATGAGGAAGGAAATTCTCGGTCCGACGCATCCCAATGTGGCAGTCAGCATGAACAACCTCGCTCTGCTGTATGTCAGCCTGGGTCGTTACCAGCAAGCCGAGCGGCTTTACTTAAAAGCGCTGAAAATTTTTCAGATGCATCTGAGCATGGAACACGAGCACGTTTCAGCGACGCTCAAAAATCTGGAAGCGCTGTACAAAGCCCTCGATGAAGGCGAAAAGGAACGCGACTCGAAAACCGTTCTGATGGTTTGA
- a CDS encoding threonine-phosphate decarboxylase, with protein MTSQTDKASPDQNPNDSQATSSFPLHGGNPQRAAEAFKVNVDTLIDFSASVNQMGPPKCVMEQLGQSFPQILEYPDPANTALKSALSNYCALPAERIIVGNGSSELIHALPCLLREGKSVALIEPAFSEYRRAFEIADRPIITFTGAAEHQFLIPLNALLHKLDQAPEIAMLVLGNPTCPAGTLWPRQDIETLLSYCETRKILLVIDETFIEFTDGDNSLVGKVPESHSLILIRSMTKFHALPGLRIGYGLMSPEHIANIEKGRVPWSVNGLAQSLGVAALQDKEFPSQSREWNRDQRKRLLSGFAEIENIETFPSQTNFILFRIQSNNPSHPAALYERLIRDGVLLRNCGNFPGLDINYFRCGVRKEADNRQLLHSLREQCARLASP; from the coding sequence ATGACATCGCAAACCGACAAGGCATCGCCAGATCAGAACCCGAACGACTCGCAAGCTACAAGTTCGTTTCCCTTGCACGGAGGCAACCCTCAAAGGGCGGCGGAAGCCTTTAAGGTTAACGTCGACACCCTGATCGACTTCAGCGCCAGCGTCAACCAAATGGGGCCGCCCAAATGCGTGATGGAACAACTCGGACAGAGTTTCCCCCAAATACTCGAATACCCCGACCCTGCGAATACGGCTTTGAAATCGGCTCTCTCGAATTATTGCGCGCTTCCCGCAGAACGGATCATCGTCGGCAACGGATCGTCGGAACTGATCCACGCCCTGCCCTGTCTGCTCCGCGAAGGCAAAAGCGTGGCGTTGATTGAACCCGCGTTTTCAGAATATCGACGCGCTTTCGAAATTGCAGACCGCCCCATCATCACGTTCACCGGGGCGGCTGAACATCAATTCCTGATTCCCTTAAACGCTCTATTACACAAACTCGATCAGGCGCCTGAGATTGCCATGCTGGTATTGGGGAACCCGACCTGTCCTGCCGGAACGTTATGGCCCAGGCAGGATATCGAAACATTGCTGAGCTATTGCGAAACCCGGAAAATTCTTCTCGTCATTGATGAAACCTTCATCGAATTCACCGACGGCGACAACAGTCTGGTTGGAAAAGTTCCTGAAAGTCATTCATTGATCCTGATCCGTAGCATGACCAAATTTCACGCGCTCCCCGGTTTGCGCATCGGATATGGTTTGATGTCGCCAGAGCATATTGCCAATATCGAAAAAGGCCGCGTCCCCTGGTCGGTCAACGGACTGGCGCAAAGCCTTGGCGTCGCCGCCCTGCAGGACAAAGAATTTCCTTCTCAATCGAGAGAATGGAATCGCGATCAAAGAAAACGCTTGCTGAGCGGATTTGCCGAAATTGAAAACATCGAAACTTTTCCCTCGCAAACAAACTTCATCCTGTTCCGGATCCAGTCCAACAATCCATCTCATCCGGCGGCCTTGTATGAAAGGCTGATCCGGGACGGCGTTCTGCTGAGAAACTGCGGTAATTTCCCCGGACTCGACATCAATTATTTTCGATGCGGCGTGCGCAAGGAGGCCGACAACCGACAATTGCTCCACAGTCTTCGAGAGCAGTGCGCTCGACTCGCCTCCCCATAA
- a CDS encoding DUF1566 domain-containing protein: MAERFIDNGNGTITDQITGLMWQEAYSYPEKGAYFSWYDANEYIDRLNETKEGGWSDWRLPSRWEIQSLYEIAKPFQSRGKTFILHIDPIFEFSYGSCFWTRETRLSAALGFEFDRGDMHWYPRGSISGCVRAVRGQGNIEVMLGAQWASIAAGA, from the coding sequence ATGGCAGAACGATTTATAGATAATGGAAACGGCACTATCACGGACCAAATCACCGGTTTGATGTGGCAGGAGGCCTATTCCTACCCGGAGAAGGGGGCTTATTTCAGCTGGTACGACGCCAACGAATACATCGACAGGTTGAACGAAACCAAAGAAGGCGGCTGGAGCGATTGGCGCCTGCCCTCGCGCTGGGAGATTCAGAGTTTGTATGAGATTGCAAAACCCTTTCAGTCGCGCGGTAAAACCTTCATTCTTCATATCGACCCTATTTTTGAGTTCAGTTACGGGAGTTGTTTCTGGACGCGGGAAACCCGACTTTCCGCCGCCCTGGGATTTGAGTTTGATCGCGGCGACATGCACTGGTATCCGCGCGGCAGTATTTCCGGTTGCGTGCGCGCGGTGCGAGGGCAGGGTAATATTGAAGTGATGCTGGGCGCACAGTGGGCTTCTATCGCGGCGGGCGCCTGA
- a CDS encoding HNH endonuclease, which yields MDAQDSAYRREREKAKKLKKTQWWQNLLARGECHFCGKIFDRTELTMDHLVPVSRGGSSSKGNVVPCCKPCNNEKKYLTPAEMILKNQLGKDVSF from the coding sequence ATGGATGCTCAGGACAGCGCCTACCGCCGGGAGCGCGAGAAAGCGAAGAAACTGAAAAAGACGCAATGGTGGCAAAATTTGCTGGCCCGCGGCGAATGCCATTTTTGCGGAAAAATATTTGATCGTACGGAGTTGACTATGGACCATCTGGTTCCGGTGTCGCGCGGCGGCTCCAGTTCCAAAGGCAATGTGGTTCCCTGTTGCAAACCCTGCAATAATGAAAAGAAATACCTCACCCCTGCAGAGATGATCCTTAAAAACCAGTTGGGGAAAGACGTCAGCTTCTAA
- the ftsZ gene encoding cell division protein FtsZ, translated as MALIEFEHENNYSACIKVVGIGGGGTNAVNSMVRDNIRGVEFLVANTDVQSLEASDCPGKIQVGLELTRGLGAGSNPEVGQRAALESEDQIREALEGADMVFITAGMGGGTGTGGAPIISRIAKETGALTVGVVTKPFSFEGKRRILQAEAGIRELQEAVDTLIVIPNQKLLSFVGKQTSLTGAFGIVDDVLKQAVCSISDLIVIPGLINLDFADVRAIMCDMGKALMGSGTAAGENRAVEAAQKAISSPLLDEATVEGARGILINVTGGEDMTLLEVNEASTLIQKSAHEDAHIIFGSVIDNTLDGQMRVTVIATGFEQNKKSESTVEPAKEEPQSIEKASEAKVDRSIPYKHLKSLVNAMKEENPEEFPPMAVNFDIPTFLRKHAD; from the coding sequence ATGGCTTTGATAGAATTTGAACACGAAAACAATTACTCCGCCTGCATCAAGGTAGTGGGAATCGGCGGAGGCGGCACCAACGCCGTCAACTCAATGGTTCGGGATAACATCCGGGGCGTTGAATTTCTCGTCGCCAACACCGACGTGCAGTCGCTGGAAGCGTCGGATTGCCCTGGAAAGATTCAGGTCGGACTGGAACTGACGCGCGGACTCGGCGCTGGCTCCAACCCCGAAGTGGGACAACGGGCTGCGCTGGAAAGCGAAGATCAGATTCGCGAAGCGCTGGAAGGCGCGGACATGGTCTTCATCACCGCAGGCATGGGCGGCGGCACCGGTACCGGCGGCGCGCCCATCATTTCAAGAATCGCAAAGGAAACCGGCGCGTTAACGGTCGGCGTGGTGACCAAGCCCTTCAGCTTTGAAGGCAAACGTCGCATCCTTCAGGCGGAGGCTGGCATTCGGGAATTACAGGAGGCTGTGGATACGCTGATCGTCATCCCCAATCAAAAATTGCTCAGCTTCGTCGGCAAGCAAACTTCGCTCACCGGAGCCTTCGGCATTGTCGACGACGTGCTGAAACAGGCGGTGTGCAGTATCTCTGATCTGATCGTGATTCCGGGTCTGATCAACCTCGACTTCGCGGACGTGCGCGCCATCATGTGCGATATGGGCAAAGCGCTGATGGGAAGCGGAACCGCCGCAGGGGAGAATCGCGCGGTGGAAGCGGCTCAAAAAGCCATCTCCAGCCCGCTTCTGGATGAAGCGACGGTGGAAGGCGCTCGCGGGATTTTGATCAACGTGACCGGCGGCGAGGACATGACGCTACTGGAAGTGAACGAGGCGTCGACCTTGATCCAGAAAAGCGCGCATGAAGATGCGCATATCATCTTTGGATCGGTCATCGACAATACGCTGGACGGGCAAATGCGCGTGACGGTGATTGCGACGGGATTTGAGCAGAATAAAAAATCGGAATCGACGGTGGAACCGGCTAAGGAAGAACCTCAATCCATCGAAAAAGCCTCAGAAGCAAAGGTCGATCGCTCGATTCCTTACAAACATCTGAAGAGTCTGGTCAATGCGATGAAAGAAGAGAATCCGGAAGAGTTTCCGCCCATGGCGGTCAACTTTGACATCCCGACCTTCTTGAGAAAACACGCGGACTGA